A segment of the Litorilinea aerophila genome:
GCAGGTGCCCGTTGTTCGGTCGTAGTCATGGCCACCTCTCATGCAAACTCGTAGTAGACCCAGCGGTCGGACAGCTTGATCTGCAGGTAGGAGAGAATGAAAATGATGACGAAGAAGATCCAGGCCAGGGCCGATGCATACCCCATCTGGAAGTAGCTGAAGGCATTGTAGTATAGATGGAGCATGAAGAACCAGGTGGCGTAGTTGGGTCCTCCGTCGGTGGCCACATAGGCCAGGGAGAAGACACTGAAGCTGCCGATGACGCCCAGGATCAGGTTGAAGAGGATGACCGGCGAAATCAGGGGCAGGGTAATGTGAAAGAAGCGTTGCACCGCGTTGGCCCCATCGATTTCAGCCGATTCGTACATTTCCTTGGGGACCCCCTGCAGGCCGGCCAGGAAGATGATCATGCGCCCGCCGCCAATGCTGGACCACAGGGAGATCAGGATGATGGACGGGATCGCCCACTGCCGGCTGGTGAGCCAGCCTGGGCCGTCGATGCCCACCTGGTACAGGAGATAGTTGACCAGGCCCACCTGGGGTTGGAGCAGCCAGGCCCAGAGAATGGCCATGGCCACCACAGGCGTCAGGGAGGGCAGGTAATACATAGCCCGGAAGACTGACCGCCCACGCAGGTTTTGGTTGAGTAGCATGGCCGCCAGCAAAGACAAGAAGACGCCCACGAACACAGTCACCACCGAGTAGTAGGCCGTCCGACCCAGGGAAGGCCAGAACAGTTTGTCCCGGAAGAACGCCTCCTGGTAGTTTTCCAGGCCGATCCAAATGGGGGTCCCACCGATCTTGTACTGGGTGAAGCTGAGGTAGAAAGAGGCGATAATCGGCCCCAGGGAAAAAACCAGGAAGCCAATCACCCACGGGCTGATCCAGAGGTATCCCTCCAGCGCCTCACGGCGCTGAAGTGGCGTACCGAACCAGGATTTCTTCATCGTTCCCACCCTTCATCTTTTTCAGTTTCTGCCTGTAGAACACACCAGGGGGAAGGCGGTGCGAGACCGCCCACCCCCTGGGGATACATCCGATTGTGGCCAAAGGTGCCTGTTGCCAGAAGGCTACGGACGAGGTTTGTCCAGGATGGCCTGGATCTGGGCGGTGACGTCGTCGATGAAGGCCTGGGTGGGCTGTTCTTCCCCAGCCCACAGGGGCTGCATGAGCTGGGCGAAGGCATTTTCGGCCTCTTCCTGGCGCCAGTTGGCCGTGATGCGGCTGGCCTGGGCGTTGTCCATCACCTCTTTGAAGACCCGCCGGAAGGGGAAGACCAGCAGCTCCTCGGCGCCGTACACGTCGGGGCGGCCGCCCACGGTGCCGCCGATGAGCCCCAACTGAACGCCGCTGTCCCGGTTGCAGAGATATTGCACCCAGAGGAAGGCCTCGTCCGGATGCTGGGTGGTGGTGGTGACACAGTAGGCGTCCACCTCGTAGTCGGAGCCACCCACGCCGCCGGGGCCTACCGCATTGGGCGCCACCATCCACTCGAACTTGTCGCCGATGGCGCTGCCGGTGACGGAGACGGAGGTGCCGCCCTGGTACATACCCAGCACGCCGCTGATCCACATCTGGTTGGCGTCGCCCACGATCTGCTCCGGCGTGGGAGATACCTTGTGGGTGTGGAAAAAGTCATAGAGGAAATTGATGGCCTGCATGCCCGTTTCCGAATTGAGCTGGAATTGGGTGCCGTCCTCGTTGAGCAGCTCTGTGCCAAAGGCCCGGAAGAGGGTCACGAAGGCCTTCCACGTGGTGCTGGGCAGATAGCCGAATTGGGTGGTGCGTCCGCCGTCGGTCTTGGTCAACGCCTTGGCGATCTCCACCTGCTCGGCCTGGGTCCAGCCCGCCTGAGGATAGTCCAGGCCGGCTTCATCCAGTGCCGTCTGGTTGTAGTAGACGATGGCCAGGCCAGGATGCGCCTTGAAGGGCAGACCCAGCAGGTTGCCCTCCACGGTGATGGCGTTGATGCAGCCCTCATACCACTGGCTCAGGTCCACGTTGTGGGAGGCCACCAGATCGTCGATGGGGGCGATGATCCCCTGGGCCCAGGCGAACTGGATCTTGGCCTGCCCCAGCGCGCTCCAGACCACGTCGCCCAAGGTGCCGCCGGCCAGCATGGTGGAAATTTTGGCGGAAAATTCCGCGCCAGGGAAGGATTCCTTGACGATTTCGATATTGGGATGCTCTTCCATGAATTTGGGCATCTGCAGGTCGTAGAGGGTGTCCTCCTGCTGGCCGATGCGGGCATGGAAGCGGATGGTGACCTTTTCTGCGGCAGGGGCCGCTTCGCCCGATGACCCTTCCTGGGCGGCCGGCTGGCTGGCCGGGGCCGGTGCACAGGCGGCCAGGGCCAGGCCCACAGTGCTAAATGAGGCCAGACGCAGGAAGTCTCGGCGGGTGACAGCATGCTTTGCCATTGGTTCCTCCTTGGTGGATGGTAGATAGGACAATTAGACCGGCCTGTCGGACTTGTGGTAAGGATTCGCCGTTAGGTCGATGCTGGAATCGGCGTACAGCTTCGAGATGCAACCATAAATTGGGGGAACGACCGGAAATGGATGAACAAACAAGAACAGGAAGTGGATGTGAAGTTGGGCAGGTTTTGCATGAAAATGGTCAGACCATTGTTGCAGGGCAGATTGTAGGCCACCCTGCGGGAATTGTCAATCTAACGGCGATCTCATTTGTGCGGCTGAAATGGGCTTTTGATGACTAAACTGTATCGTGAAATGTGAGATTTGTCAAGTAAGTATTGTAGACAATCGACACTTTCTGTTGCCCGCTTGGGCCCGGCAGGAGCGCCTGGCTCGCGCTGAACTCCCTCCACCCATTCTTCCGGCCTGGCGCCATCGACAGGGCAGGGCTGCCCAATGGGGCAGGTAGACGCTATCGGTATCTCCGTTGTCCCCCAGGTCTCCATCCGGTACAGTGGTTCCAGAGAAAAAAGATGCGGCTTCCGTGGCTGGTGGCCCGGGCCCTTTGCTGGCAACCTGCTGGCCTGACCAGCCCCCCCACCACGACCGAAGCTGTGACCCTGTAAGGAGGTATTACGTGACCTTTGATGTCAACGTCCTGCTGGACAGCTTTTCCCAGTTCGCGGCCGGCTTCATCGCCCGCCTGCCCTACACCCTGGCGGGCCTGGGACTGATGGTCCTCTTCCTGATCGCCGCACCCATGGTGCAATCTTTGGTGCAACGGCTCCTCCAGCAGGCCCATCGGCGGGCCAATGTGGCCCTGGTCTTCGGACGGCTGGCCCGCTGGGCCACCGTCATTGCCGGCATCCTGATCGGTCTGATGGTCATGTTGCCGGGCTTTTCTCCGGCAGAGCTGCTGGCTTCCCTGGGCATCGCCAGCGTGGCCATCGGCTTCGCCTTTAAGGACATCCTGCAGAATTTCCTGGCCGGCCTTTTGCTTCTCCTGACGGCGCCCCTGGAGGAGGGGGACGAAATCGTGGTGCAGAGCTACGAGGGGACGGTGGAGAAGATCTACACCCGGGCCACCTACCTGCGCACCTATGATGGCCGTCTGGTGTTGATTCCGAACACCACCCTTTTTACCAATCCCATCACCATCAACACCGCTTCTGACCGACGCCGCCAGGATTTCGACGTGGGCATTGGCTATGGCGATGACATGACGGCCGCCAAGCAACACATTCTGGACGCTATCCGCAGCGTGCCAGAGGTCTTGGAGGAGCCTGCACCCGAGGTGCTGGCCACCGAGCTGGCCGACTCAGCCGTGGTGTTGCGGGCCCGATGGTGGGTGGCTCCCTACCGAAGGAACGTGGTTCAGGTGCAGGACAAGGTGGTGACGGCCATCAAAAACCGGCTGGACGAGGCGGGCGTGGACATTCCCTTCCCGACCCAGGTCACCCTGTTCCAGGATCAGACCCCGCGTCAGGACGATGAGCAGGGTGAGGCCCAGGGGGACCAGGCCGAGGCGGGCCAAAATGGAGCACCCGCGCCCCGCCGGTCGTCCCGGAGCTGACGGACCATGGACATCCTCGCCCTGCTGCCGGAGTCCACGCCTCCTTTCCTGTTGACGGTGTTGCGGCTTCTGTTGGCCTTCCTCTTTGCCCTGCCCGTGGGTCTGGAACGGGAGTTGGGACCTCGTAATGTGGGTCTGCGCACCTTCCCCCTGGTGGCGGTGACCAGTTGTGGCTTCGTGCTGGTAGGGCTGGATTCGGTGGGGGTGCAGGGCAACCTTACGGCCCGCATCCTCCAGGGCCTGATTACCGGGGTGGGGTTCATCGGCGGTGGCGCCATCCTCAAGGTGCACGACACGGTCCATGGCACGGCCACGGCAGCAGCCATCTGGAGCACCAGCGCCATCGGCATCGCGGTGGCCTTTGGCCGCCATGAGATCGCCCTGGTGCTGGCCTTGCTCAACCTGTTGTTGCTCCGGTTGTTCATGCCCCTCAAGGAAGCTATCCACGCCGGGGATGGGTAAGCCAGGTTGGCACCCGGCAGCGAGTGCGCTCCAAAGAAGGCAAGGATGGAGAGTTGAAGATGAAACAGCGCCCTTTGCCAGAGAATTTGTCAGAGAAAGAGAATTTGTCAGAGAAATCGTCGGAGAAAAAGCAAAGTCGCCACCTCCCATGGGCCGGCCCCCTGATCTGGCTCAAAGAGCGGATCCAGGAACGTCCCCTCCTGGCCCTGCTCCATCGGGCTCTGGTGGACTTCCAGGAAGATCGGGCCAGCCGGTTGGCGGCGGCCCTGGCCTACTACACGGCCTTTTCCCTGGCTCCTCTCCTGTTGATTGTGGTGGGCGTGGCGGGCATGGCTTTTGGTCGGGACGTGGCCCTGGGCTTTTTGTTGGACGAAATTCAGCGGCTTGTGGGGCGAGAGGGTGCCGAATTGATCCGCACCATCCTGCAGGAGGGCAATCAGGAGCAGCGCAGCCTGATTTCTGCGGTGGTCGGTGCCGTCACCCTGCTCATTGGCGCCACCGGCGTCTTCAACCACCTCCACGAGGCCTTGAACGTCATTTGGGAGGTTCCCCAAGAGCAGCGCCGCAAGGGGCTGCTGGGCGCGGTGGTCACCCGCCTCTGGTCCTTTGGGATGGTGCTCAGCGTGGGGTTTCTGCTCATGGTCTCTTTGGTGCTCAGCGCGGCCCTGGCCGCCCTGGACGAATTTGTGCGGGGGTTGGCCCCTTCCCTACAGGTTTTGCTTCAGGGGGCCAACCTGGCCGGCTCCTTTGTCCTGGTCTGTCTGCTCTTTGCCGCGTTGTATAAAATCCTGCCGGATATTGACGTGGCCTGGCGGGACGTATGGGTGGGGGCGGTGTTCACCGGCGTCCTTTTCTCCATCGGAAAATTCGGGATTGGCCTCTACCTGGGCAACAGCTCCATCAGCTCTGCCTACGGTGCAGCCGGTTCGTTTGTGGTTCTGTTGGTCTGGATCTACTACTCCGCCCAGATCTTCTTCTTTGGCGCGGAACTGACCCAGGCCTATGCCAACCGCCAGCGCCACAAAACCCGTGAGGGTGGGGCGCGACCAGGGTTGAAACCATCCTCCCCCCCATCCCACTCCCCAATGGGCTGGACAGCTGCTGGCCCGTCTGATGCGAGCGGGATTCGGCTTGACCTTTGAACGCACCCGCTCTACCTAATCGCCCTGGATCCGCCGTCCCTCCAGAAACCCATGAACGTGGGCCTCCAGATCCACCGGCGGAATTTGGGCTAAGAAGGATGAATTGCGGGCCATGGCAAAAAATACCAGTGGACCGAGCAGGGCTGCGACGGCGTGTAGTGGATGCTCCGCCCGCAGTATCCCTTCCTGCTGATAGCGTTGGATGAGCTCGCCAATGGACTGCATAATCTGCAAGGGGCGGGCCATGCTGGCTTGCAGTTCTGGATGTCGCTGTAACTCTGGGATGAGTACGGCCATGAACTGTCCGTAGCGCTCGGTCAGTGTCTTGTAGCGGGTTACGACACCCAGGAAATCCGCATACACGTCTCCGCTGTAGTGAACCACCGACTCAAAATCCATCTCCTGTGCGATGAATTGGATGGCGTTGCTCACCAATGCAGCCTTGCTGCCATACTTGCGATATAAGGTCATCTCGCTGACGCCGGCGGCTTTGGCCATCTGTTTTGTTGTCGCTCGGTCATAGCCCTGGGCCAGGATGACCTGGATCACCGCACGAAAGACCGCTTCGTCATTGACAATTTTGGGCATGGAGCATTCCTTCTGAAAGGAGCAGGCTTCTCAAAGCTCACCGTTTTGTTAGTGTTGACTAACATTAAGTCGGGTGTTATGATACCATACACAATTTGATGGACACCAACTTCTATAGCAGACGCTTCCCCTCGAGGAGGTAGCCGTGTTGGCCGTGTTCATCCAGGCCCTATTCCTGTCCTGGACTCATCCGTTTTTTTGTCGTTGGGCTCCGTTACCCTGGTGCTTCTGCTCCTGCTTTCCGACCGACTTTCCGATCTGATTCGTGGATGGACTTTATGGCCATGACGTCACACGTTCCCTACATTCTAAACTTCTTTGAAATTCATGCGGCAGACCTGCCTGTCGTGGGGGGAAAAGGCGCCAATCTGGGCGAAATGACCGCTGCCGGCTTCCCGGTACCTGAAGGCTTTTGTCTGACCACCGCAGCCTTTCGGCGCTTTATTGAAGCCAGCGGCCAGGGGGAAGACATCTATGCCTTGCTGGAAAGGGTTGATTCAGGTGACATGGAGGGCGTGCGACGGATTGGCGAGCAGATACGTACCACTCTGGTTGCCGTCCCCATACCCGAGGAAATTGTCCAGGCGGTGCAGAATGCCTGGCAGCGCATCGGTTCGAAACACGCCTACGCGGTACGGTCTTCCGCCACGGCAGAGGATCTGCCCGATGCTTCCTTTGCCGGCCAACAGGATACCTACCTGAATGTACGGGGTTTGGACGCTCTGCTAGACGCGATTCGGCGTTGCTGGGTGTCGCTTTTCAACGATCGTGCCATCCTCTATCGTTCTCGGAATCGCTTCTCTCACCGGGACGTGGCCCTTTCCGTGGTGGTCCAGCGGATGGTCCTGTCTGAATTGGCCGGTACCTTGTTCACTGCCGACCCGGTGACAGGACATCGCCATACCCTGGTCATTGATGCCAGCTTTGGGTTGGGGGAGGCGTTGGTGAGCGGCCTTGTCTCTCCCGACTCCTACCGCGTGGACAAGCGCACCCGGGCCATCCTGGAACGGGAAATCGCCGAAAAGACGGTCGCCATCTGGCCTGACCCGGGCGGTGGCACCCGGCAGGAAGTGTTGCCACCGGAGATGCGCACCCGTGCTGCTCTCAACGATGCCCAAATCCTGGCCCTGGCCGATCTGGGCTGCCGTGTGGAATCCCATTATGGTCAACCCCAGGACCTGGAATGGGCCATCGCCGAGGATCGTATTTACCTGTTACAGACCCGCCCCATTACATCCCTTTATCCCATTGACGGTCTGGCTTCTCCCGACGGCACCTTACACATCTATTTCAGCATGGGGCATCAGCAAAACATGACCCGGGCCATGGCTCCCCTGAGTCTGTCTACCTTCCCCCTTCTGATCCCATTCGGTCACGAGCCCGGCCAGTTCGACAACCCTTACCTGCGGACCAGCGGTGGCCGACTGTTCGCGGATATCACCCAGCCTCTGCGGCATCCCATCCTGCGTCGGGGCGTGTTCATCCTGACCAGCCAGTTTGACGCACTCGCTCCCCAGGCCTTACGTCTCGTCATGCAGCGGCCCGAATTTCGAGGTCCCCACAGGATGCATTTCTCGTACCGATTTCTCCGGGGTGTGCTCCGGATTCTGGGTCGGGTCTTCCTGGGGCTGTGGTGGCGCGATCTGAGCGATTTCGTGGCACAAACCAACGAGCTCATGGATACTTTCATTGCGAAGATAAGACGCCGCTTCCGAGCACAGCCGCCAGGGAAAGCCCAGATCCAGGAGATGTTGGCCGCCATGGGCGAGCTTTTTCCTTTCTTCTTAAACTGGGTGCCCGAGGCTGCGGCCGGCATCGCGGCCACGCGTCTGTTGCCAAGACTGGCCAGGCATTGGCTGCCCCCCGAGAAAGTAGAATCGCTCACCCTCGGTATCCCCGGCAACGTGGTGAACGAAATGAATCTGAGCCTTAGCGATCTGGCCGCGCTGGCGCGACGATCCCCCGTCCTGGTGGAACGATTCAAGCATTTGGAAAATGACGCCCATGCCTGGCTGGACAAGACCGCCCAGACTGAGGACGGACGGCTATTTTTGAAAGCATGGCAGGAATTCTTGACTCGTTACGGCGCGCGCGGTCCCGCAGAAATCGACATCATGATGCCCCGCTGGTATGAAGATCCCCTACCCCTGTTACGGGTGATTGCCGGACACATCGAGAAGGAAACCAACAGCCGCATCCACTTCACCGCACAGGCCCAGGCCCGCGAAGAAGCTTTTATCGAATTGCTTTCGCTTGCCCAACGGGGCCTGATGGGACCTTTGCGCGTGCGTCTTTTGAAGCGCCTGTATCACGTGCTCACCACGGTGGGAGGCATGCGCGAGCATCACAAATTCCTGGCTGTGCGCTTCCTGTGGGAGGTCAAGCAAGTCCTGAAGGAAAACGCCGCCTGCCTGGTTGCAGAGGGCAAACTCGCCACACCAGACGATATCTGGTTCCTGACCTGGCGGGAGCTGTTGGCCATCTGGGATGAAGATGCCACAGACTGGGGCACGGTCATTTCGCGACGCAGGGCGGACCTGGAACGCTATCAGAAGCTCATTCCGCCGCTGATTATCACCAGTGATGGGGAAACGCCCGTGGTGCGTTACCAGGTTGCAGGCGCGCCGCCGAACGCGCTGCAGGGCAATCCCGTCTCGCCCGGTGTGGTGGAGGGTGTGGCGCATGTGATTCACGATCCGACGAACGAGAGCCTGAAGCCAGGTGAAATCCTGGTTGCGCCCTTTACAGACCCGGGTTGGACCCCGCTCTTCATCAACGCTGCCGGATTGGTGATGGAGATCGGTGGCGTATTGGCCCACGGGTCGGTTGTTGCCCGGGAATATGGCATCCCCGCTGTGGTGGGCGTGCGGGAGGCAACGAAGAAGATCCGCAATGGCCATCATATCCGCGTGGATGGAAATCGAGGTCTGGTGGAAATTCTTGATGGTGTGGACGCCGCTGTCGAGGAGAACACCAGCGCCAGGCAGGGCCAAGGAGAGAGTGATGCCATTGACAACATATTGAATGGATGAGAATGCCCCCGTGAACTTCCTTCTATGGAATGGACATCCCCCTTCCACAACTCGCCGACCCATTCGCCGGCACAGGGCAGTTTCCTGCTCCGTTTCCTGCGCCATCGCCTGGCCGTCTGGTATCTGCCGCGCTGGCCGGCGTGATGTACTTCCGGATCACAACATCGTCCACATAGGCGCCGGCCGGCAAATTGCCCGCGCCATCGCTCCAGAATTGTAGGGCAAACCACACCCGGGGTTGGCCCCGGAGATCCCCCAGGGTGAACACATCGGTCAGGTCGAAAGTGGCTGTCTGCCATCCGTTGGTCGTCCCCCAGTTGCGGCGCCCATAGAAATTGACCTGGTCTACAGAGGCGCCCCAAAACAGCACATCATTGGCTCCCTCGGTGTTGGTCCAATAGGCCAGTTCGACCTTGGCATCGGCCGCATCGGTCAGGCTGAAGGGGCCATAGACCACCTCGCTGAAGGCGTTGTTAGGGTAGGCAGCATGGCAGGGCAGGGAGCTGCTACCCTCCTGGCCTACCGCCCAGCCGCTGAAGCTGCCGTGGTAGGGAAGGCAATTGCGCC
Coding sequences within it:
- a CDS encoding TetR/AcrR family transcriptional regulator, with protein sequence MPKIVNDEAVFRAVIQVILAQGYDRATTKQMAKAAGVSEMTLYRKYGSKAALVSNAIQFIAQEMDFESVVHYSGDVYADFLGVVTRYKTLTERYGQFMAVLIPELQRHPELQASMARPLQIMQSIGELIQRYQQEGILRAEHPLHAVAALLGPLVFFAMARNSSFLAQIPPVDLEAHVHGFLEGRRIQGD
- a CDS encoding mechanosensitive ion channel family protein gives rise to the protein MTFDVNVLLDSFSQFAAGFIARLPYTLAGLGLMVLFLIAAPMVQSLVQRLLQQAHRRANVALVFGRLARWATVIAGILIGLMVMLPGFSPAELLASLGIASVAIGFAFKDILQNFLAGLLLLLTAPLEEGDEIVVQSYEGTVEKIYTRATYLRTYDGRLVLIPNTTLFTNPITINTASDRRRQDFDVGIGYGDDMTAAKQHILDAIRSVPEVLEEPAPEVLATELADSAVVLRARWWVAPYRRNVVQVQDKVVTAIKNRLDEAGVDIPFPTQVTLFQDQTPRQDDEQGEAQGDQAEAGQNGAPAPRRSSRS
- a CDS encoding ABC transporter substrate-binding protein, translating into MAKHAVTRRDFLRLASFSTVGLALAACAPAPASQPAAQEGSSGEAAPAAEKVTIRFHARIGQQEDTLYDLQMPKFMEEHPNIEIVKESFPGAEFSAKISTMLAGGTLGDVVWSALGQAKIQFAWAQGIIAPIDDLVASHNVDLSQWYEGCINAITVEGNLLGLPFKAHPGLAIVYYNQTALDEAGLDYPQAGWTQAEQVEIAKALTKTDGGRTTQFGYLPSTTWKAFVTLFRAFGTELLNEDGTQFQLNSETGMQAINFLYDFFHTHKVSPTPEQIVGDANQMWISGVLGMYQGGTSVSVTGSAIGDKFEWMVAPNAVGPGGVGGSDYEVDAYCVTTTTQHPDEAFLWVQYLCNRDSGVQLGLIGGTVGGRPDVYGAEELLVFPFRRVFKEVMDNAQASRITANWRQEEAENAFAQLMQPLWAGEEQPTQAFIDDVTAQIQAILDKPRP
- a CDS encoding MgtC/SapB family protein, translated to MDILALLPESTPPFLLTVLRLLLAFLFALPVGLERELGPRNVGLRTFPLVAVTSCGFVLVGLDSVGVQGNLTARILQGLITGVGFIGGGAILKVHDTVHGTATAAAIWSTSAIGIAVAFGRHEIALVLALLNLLLLRLFMPLKEAIHAGDG
- a CDS encoding carbohydrate ABC transporter permease; protein product: MKKSWFGTPLQRREALEGYLWISPWVIGFLVFSLGPIIASFYLSFTQYKIGGTPIWIGLENYQEAFFRDKLFWPSLGRTAYYSVVTVFVGVFLSLLAAMLLNQNLRGRSVFRAMYYLPSLTPVVAMAILWAWLLQPQVGLVNYLLYQVGIDGPGWLTSRQWAIPSIILISLWSSIGGGRMIIFLAGLQGVPKEMYESAEIDGANAVQRFFHITLPLISPVILFNLILGVIGSFSVFSLAYVATDGGPNYATWFFMLHLYYNAFSYFQMGYASALAWIFFVIIFILSYLQIKLSDRWVYYEFA
- a CDS encoding YihY/virulence factor BrkB family protein, which codes for MSEKSSEKKQSRHLPWAGPLIWLKERIQERPLLALLHRALVDFQEDRASRLAAALAYYTAFSLAPLLLIVVGVAGMAFGRDVALGFLLDEIQRLVGREGAELIRTILQEGNQEQRSLISAVVGAVTLLIGATGVFNHLHEALNVIWEVPQEQRRKGLLGAVVTRLWSFGMVLSVGFLLMVSLVLSAALAALDEFVRGLAPSLQVLLQGANLAGSFVLVCLLFAALYKILPDIDVAWRDVWVGAVFTGVLFSIGKFGIGLYLGNSSISSAYGAAGSFVVLLVWIYYSAQIFFFGAELTQAYANRQRHKTREGGARPGLKPSSPPSHSPMGWTAAGPSDASGIRLDL
- a CDS encoding phosphoenolpyruvate synthase; translation: MAMTSHVPYILNFFEIHAADLPVVGGKGANLGEMTAAGFPVPEGFCLTTAAFRRFIEASGQGEDIYALLERVDSGDMEGVRRIGEQIRTTLVAVPIPEEIVQAVQNAWQRIGSKHAYAVRSSATAEDLPDASFAGQQDTYLNVRGLDALLDAIRRCWVSLFNDRAILYRSRNRFSHRDVALSVVVQRMVLSELAGTLFTADPVTGHRHTLVIDASFGLGEALVSGLVSPDSYRVDKRTRAILEREIAEKTVAIWPDPGGGTRQEVLPPEMRTRAALNDAQILALADLGCRVESHYGQPQDLEWAIAEDRIYLLQTRPITSLYPIDGLASPDGTLHIYFSMGHQQNMTRAMAPLSLSTFPLLIPFGHEPGQFDNPYLRTSGGRLFADITQPLRHPILRRGVFILTSQFDALAPQALRLVMQRPEFRGPHRMHFSYRFLRGVLRILGRVFLGLWWRDLSDFVAQTNELMDTFIAKIRRRFRAQPPGKAQIQEMLAAMGELFPFFLNWVPEAAAGIAATRLLPRLARHWLPPEKVESLTLGIPGNVVNEMNLSLSDLAALARRSPVLVERFKHLENDAHAWLDKTAQTEDGRLFLKAWQEFLTRYGARGPAEIDIMMPRWYEDPLPLLRVIAGHIEKETNSRIHFTAQAQAREEAFIELLSLAQRGLMGPLRVRLLKRLYHVLTTVGGMREHHKFLAVRFLWEVKQVLKENAACLVAEGKLATPDDIWFLTWRELLAIWDEDATDWGTVISRRRADLERYQKLIPPLIITSDGETPVVRYQVAGAPPNALQGNPVSPGVVEGVAHVIHDPTNESLKPGEILVAPFTDPGWTPLFINAAGLVMEIGGVLAHGSVVAREYGIPAVVGVREATKKIRNGHHIRVDGNRGLVEILDGVDAAVEENTSARQGQGESDAIDNILNG